The nucleotide window gaagtgtgcgaaattgaatttcgaacaacatatccaaatttgatgaaaatccaacggttaacaaaaccgggatcgtagttttaccaagacagttttggatttctgcgggaaattaaaatgctacgatgcgaagggttttcctctaagctcagatatgattttgaagttcccaacggtgagagtgtttgaaattgggttgcgaacgtggtactcaaattttacgacgatccaacggtgaacgagtccgagatcatcatttttctgagacaagtttgatgggctgcgggaaaaagaaagggttttgagaggagaaggggaaaaacgaaaatgaggccaaaaagatgcacctgacttaacataactatttatacctagggtattcagtgctctatatttattttataaaaacaaactctattttattttctatcaaacaaataaatgaaatacccttactattttctctcaaatcattattttaattaataattatatctccttatttatttatttataaaatctcatcattctTCTAAAACtccatttatttataaataacaatcctttttaatctagattacaaaaattgaGATGTTACAAGTATAATTTGATACTTCACTAGGTTGCCGAGACattcaatataaattaattctaaataCACATCACAtgctatattaattaattataaatctttAGATTGTTAGGTCGtttcttattattaattaaataattaacttGCATcagatactttttattttaatctataagtctataaaaaaaatttcatcacATGCtccaatttattttcaaattacaagTTTCTTTTTAGTCAAGTtcttttttgtaataaaataacttaaaataatttgtatcatatgcttcaatttatttttaagaccaTAATTTTCATGTCGTttctagtaattaaaaaatttaatatataaaataaattgaataatatatCAACATATAATAAAACACATATCATCACATAATATGTATTATCATAAAGActataaataacatttaaaaaaaattattcataaaataagatttttataatcattaataAGATACAACttgaattgaattattttaaattaaaatcttttttttatattagttgtttgaaatagaatgaaaaaaaacttattacaaacttatatattataaagaagtCTAGAGAGTTCCACCTTATCCCCGGTTTGTTTTACATCTATATATTCCCTTAAAGTGAATTTACTGTACATAGCTGGGTTGATGTGGCTTTCTATAACTGCCTCTTCCGAGGGGCAATAGAAAACCTCTCTATTTTCTCAGCAGCAACCACTCGATGTTTTATGCTTTTATAAACACCATTGCCGAATGGCTGCACATTATAGGACgcacaaattaattaaagttgACAAGATCTTCGAGAAGACCTGTACATTTTGTGAAACCAATATAATAAGATAGAAAAACCAAATTATCGAGGGTATTCTAGCAATACCTTCTtttgtacaaaaaaataaaaaataaaaaagtacttTGGCAAAAAGCTAAAGCAACTCAATGCATGTTAGATATCTTGCTTTTATCTTAAACGTTATGTCATTGTCAATACCtttgatataataatttctattgGACTCATTATCATATAATTGCAAGCCTTTTTGCTCCATTCAGATTTGATGAAAAGTTGGTGGGTTTCAACCGTTATGGAGTACTACTGATTGAGAATGAAAAGCATAGATATTGGGCAGCATTATATATTAAGGTACTTTCTTCaccaaaatacaataaattatattaaggcACTTCCCCAAGGTAATCATTGTCCTTTTGAAAAGGGTCATATTCCAATATGCTACGAAACAATAATCTTAGCGAATTaggaatataatttataaaattggcatattgttagaaaaataattaattattttttgttgtataaTATTAATCAGGATCAAAGATTAACTCTCTTACTACATTTTCATATTAATCCTATATTTATTAAACAAGGAAAATgttaaatgttatttattaattattataaagatattattatacttcatttatttaattctttcTTTATTTAGTGTTAGGAAGATAAATAAGATATtgcataaaaatataacatcagttgctctaaaataaaataaatgaagagaTTTCACCTGAAAGAAGTCGGCAATATTAACGACCAGAGCTTGTGGATTAGGCTTGACACCAACCCATTTTCCGTCTTTCATCAATTGCAATCCTCCAACATGGTCCTCATGTACGATGGTAACAAAACTAGTGTCACTGTGAGGCAACAGGCCATGCACCTTTGACGATATAGGGCATGGGGGATATCTATTCAGTCGAATG belongs to Glycine soja cultivar W05 chromosome 5, ASM419377v2, whole genome shotgun sequence and includes:
- the LOC114411452 gene encoding gibberellin 2-beta-dioxygenase 8-like → MQIAHPHTKPSSNKAQVHGLLPHSDTSFVTIVHEDHVGGLQLMKDGKWVGVKPNPQALVVNIADFFQPFGNGVYKSIKHRVVAAEKIERFSIAPRKRQL